From a single Oceanobacillus kimchii X50 genomic region:
- a CDS encoding CoA-acylating methylmalonate-semialdehyde dehydrogenase — protein sequence MESVTLDTINHYINGQKVKGKSDQVGYVYSPSTGKKIAEVPYATKEEVNEAIHFAKQAAKKWGNTSIGKRVEVLHRFRHLIVEHTEELARLIGLENGKTISDAKGEIGRGIESVDLAIGAPHILKGEHSANVGGEINAYSIKQPLGVVTCISPFNFPVMVPLAMSTMAVAVGNAMILKPSEKVPYSALFLSELWEQAGLPKGVWNVINGDKDTVQEIITHQDIEAISFVGSSKVAEIIYETGTKHHKRVNAFGGGKNHMVVMPDANLDKAVDSFIGAAYGSASQRCMAISTVMPVGEQTAETFKEKLKVKVEKLQAGSFDDEHADFGAVISQEAKQSILRDIEMALEEGANMLVDGRNPDVENKEGFYLGATLLDQVKPDMKVYIEEVFGPARIVVNVETLEEAIGLINDHQYGNGVTIFTNSGRDARKFTQEIEVGMVGVNVPIPIPVGYYNFGGWKSSRYGEGQMFGPDTARFFTKTKTISERWFDQEESDELTFDFPGTKD from the coding sequence ATGGAATCTGTAACCTTAGATACGATTAATCATTATATTAATGGACAAAAAGTAAAAGGAAAGAGTGATCAAGTTGGTTATGTTTACAGTCCATCAACAGGGAAGAAAATTGCGGAGGTTCCTTATGCGACAAAAGAAGAAGTAAATGAAGCAATTCATTTTGCTAAACAAGCTGCTAAAAAATGGGGCAATACTTCTATAGGGAAACGAGTAGAAGTATTACATCGCTTTCGACATTTAATAGTAGAACATACAGAAGAATTAGCACGATTAATAGGTTTGGAAAATGGCAAAACAATCTCGGATGCGAAGGGGGAAATAGGAAGAGGGATTGAATCTGTTGACCTTGCTATCGGAGCACCACATATATTGAAAGGGGAACACTCTGCCAATGTGGGTGGTGAAATTAACGCTTATTCTATTAAGCAGCCTTTAGGAGTAGTAACGTGTATTTCTCCATTTAATTTCCCTGTGATGGTACCGCTTGCGATGAGCACAATGGCTGTAGCCGTTGGAAATGCAATGATTTTAAAACCATCTGAAAAGGTACCTTATTCTGCTTTATTTCTATCTGAACTCTGGGAACAGGCTGGACTGCCAAAAGGTGTATGGAATGTAATTAATGGAGATAAAGATACGGTTCAAGAAATAATCACACATCAAGATATCGAAGCAATCAGTTTTGTCGGTTCTTCAAAAGTCGCTGAAATTATCTATGAAACTGGTACAAAACACCATAAGCGCGTGAATGCATTTGGTGGCGGGAAAAATCATATGGTTGTCATGCCAGATGCAAATTTAGATAAGGCTGTTGATTCCTTTATCGGAGCTGCATATGGATCAGCATCACAACGTTGTATGGCTATCTCCACTGTCATGCCAGTAGGGGAACAAACAGCGGAAACATTTAAGGAGAAACTAAAAGTAAAAGTAGAGAAATTACAAGCTGGATCATTTGATGATGAACATGCTGATTTTGGAGCTGTTATTAGTCAAGAAGCGAAACAAAGCATTCTACGTGACATTGAAATGGCTCTCGAGGAAGGTGCGAATATGCTTGTGGATGGTAGAAATCCAGATGTAGAGAATAAAGAAGGGTTCTATCTGGGAGCAACACTTCTAGATCAAGTAAAACCAGATATGAAAGTATATATAGAAGAAGTATTTGGTCCTGCAAGAATAGTTGTAAATGTTGAGACACTAGAAGAAGCAATTGGTTTAATCAATGACCATCAGTATGGAAATGGAGTAACTATATTCACCAATAGTGGTAGGGATGCACGTAAGTTTACACAAGAAATCGAAGTAGGCATGGTGGGTGTTAACGTACCAATACCAATTCCTGTCGGATACTATAATTTTGGAGGATGGAAATCTTCCAGGTACGGTGAAGGTCAAATGTTCGGACCTGATACGGCAAGATTTTTTACAAAAACAAAGACAATATCAGAAAGATGGTTTGATCAAGAAGAATCAGATGAATTGACATTTGATTTTCCGGGTACGAAAGATTGA
- a CDS encoding aspartate aminotransferase family protein, with the protein MKSIKKVSNVSDLTSRDRNSIWHHISPYNVKNPPMVVEEGKGSWITDAQGNRYLDGMSGLWCVNVGYGREELALAAYEQIKKLAYAPMTMSHEPAIELAEKVNEMLDDDYMIFYSNSGSDANEVAFKMARQYHRQNGEVDRHKFISRYRAYHGSSMGALSATGQSMRKYKYEPLIQGFLHVSPPDNYRKPDSITEEDYNLQRAEELENTIIWEQKETIAAVIMEPVITGGGVLIPHPIYVEKVQEICHRHGVLLIIDEVICGFGRTGKKFGHQHFGIKPDIVTMAKGLTSAYLPLSITAVRKDIYETFKNGDDTSHFRHVNTFGGNPAACALALKNIEIMEHENLYERSAESGDKLLQGLDDLKNHPFVGDLRGIGMIVGIELVEDKTTKEPASKERLAKIISDCKDNGLIIGKNGDTVAGYNNILTLSPPLSSSEEDVEFMIAVLQKVFSENQS; encoded by the coding sequence TTGAAATCTATTAAGAAAGTATCAAATGTATCTGATCTTACGTCTAGAGATAGGAATTCAATTTGGCATCATATTTCTCCTTATAACGTGAAAAATCCTCCGATGGTTGTTGAAGAAGGGAAAGGATCTTGGATAACTGATGCTCAAGGGAACCGGTATTTAGATGGAATGTCGGGTCTTTGGTGTGTAAATGTTGGATATGGTCGTGAAGAATTAGCACTAGCAGCATATGAACAAATCAAAAAGTTAGCTTATGCACCAATGACAATGAGTCATGAACCAGCCATAGAATTAGCAGAGAAGGTAAATGAGATGCTAGATGATGATTATATGATTTTTTATTCAAATAGTGGTTCTGATGCAAATGAAGTTGCATTTAAAATGGCACGACAATATCACCGGCAAAACGGTGAAGTAGATCGTCATAAATTTATTTCACGTTATCGTGCGTATCACGGAAGTTCTATGGGAGCTTTATCAGCTACAGGGCAATCAATGAGAAAATATAAATATGAACCGCTTATACAAGGATTTTTACATGTGTCTCCACCAGATAATTATCGTAAACCAGATAGCATCACGGAAGAAGATTATAACCTCCAACGAGCGGAGGAACTGGAAAATACAATTATTTGGGAGCAAAAAGAAACAATTGCTGCAGTAATCATGGAGCCAGTCATTACAGGCGGAGGTGTCCTTATTCCACATCCAATTTATGTGGAAAAAGTCCAAGAAATTTGTCATCGACATGGTGTGCTTCTCATCATAGACGAGGTAATCTGTGGATTTGGAAGAACAGGGAAAAAGTTTGGGCACCAGCACTTTGGTATAAAACCAGACATCGTAACGATGGCTAAGGGGTTAACAAGTGCTTATCTACCGTTATCTATTACTGCCGTTCGGAAAGATATTTATGAAACATTTAAAAATGGAGATGATACCAGTCATTTCCGACATGTAAATACATTTGGCGGGAACCCGGCAGCATGTGCATTGGCGTTAAAGAATATCGAAATTATGGAACATGAAAATTTATATGAACGCTCGGCAGAATCAGGAGACAAACTTTTACAAGGATTAGATGATTTGAAGAACCATCCTTTTGTAGGGGATTTACGTGGGATTGGGATGATTGTCGGAATCGAGTTAGTAGAGGATAAAACAACAAAAGAACCTGCATCGAAAGAAAGATTAGCAAAAATTATTTCTGATTGTAAAGACAATGGACTGATTATTGGTAAAAACGGAGATACCGTGGCTGGATATAATAATATCTTAACATTGAGCCCACCACTTTCTAGTTCTGAAGAAGATGTAGAGTTTATGATTGCTGTACTGCAAAAAGTATTCTCAGAGAATCAATCATAA
- a CDS encoding PucR family transcriptional regulator: MEKWKVRISDILKRELFKHAKPIAGINGLDQEIKWTHILEVGDVESLINGGELILTTGSGTNFDSPEGVGFIEKLRSKSVSGICIELGTHVRSIHPDIISYGNSYEFPIIIFEQIVKFVDITQDLHTLIINQHHQMLHQLNSFSQKINELSLLPNGIIKILRELYLQLNHPVALVTDEIKSHYYPPMMKDDVPILQSFEKTLSAGHSFETHVYDNHYYFLFPIKGLGHTWGYLWLKSSSIDVDEFALSMIDRVLLAIAQIMLRNRTVEERKQNQEEEIVRSLLKGNHFYSSSNQKFLPEPAQNLNYRLVLINLQHPNQAKEEDWEEVKLQQTMIIRSLFKRFGFIPAMSVSRNEIAVIASFYKHIEAKKDTERFINTVEEMKQIQEKNVFNGDAYTFGISNLKHDYNHLSTSYREAKTVTIIQSLNLLQTYFFEKIGVYRILLDNPQQHFLEAYIQEYLGPILAHDKDTKSELLETVSTYINCLGSKKETAEQLFIVRQTLYHRLEKIEQLLGEDFMEPVNRQAIELALAAYKFLKKSVHHKALNYNSLFI; this comes from the coding sequence ATGGAAAAGTGGAAAGTAAGAATATCCGATATACTAAAAAGAGAACTGTTTAAACATGCAAAGCCAATTGCTGGAATCAATGGATTGGATCAAGAAATTAAATGGACCCACATATTAGAGGTCGGTGATGTTGAGTCACTGATCAACGGTGGAGAGCTAATTCTAACCACCGGATCGGGCACAAATTTCGACTCTCCTGAGGGGGTTGGTTTTATTGAAAAGTTACGTAGTAAGAGTGTTTCTGGAATCTGTATAGAACTTGGAACCCATGTCCGAAGTATCCATCCTGACATAATCTCATACGGAAATAGCTATGAATTTCCCATCATCATTTTTGAACAGATTGTAAAATTTGTCGATATTACCCAAGATCTCCATACCTTAATCATTAACCAACATCATCAAATGCTTCATCAACTAAATTCATTCTCACAAAAAATTAATGAACTTTCTTTATTACCAAATGGAATCATAAAAATATTACGAGAATTATATCTTCAATTAAACCATCCAGTCGCACTCGTTACTGATGAAATCAAGTCCCACTACTATCCTCCGATGATGAAAGACGATGTTCCGATCCTTCAATCTTTCGAAAAGACGTTAAGCGCAGGCCATTCGTTTGAAACACATGTCTATGACAATCATTATTATTTTCTTTTTCCAATTAAAGGACTTGGTCATACATGGGGATACCTATGGCTAAAAAGTTCCTCCATTGATGTAGATGAGTTCGCCCTTTCAATGATTGATAGAGTCCTACTTGCTATTGCCCAAATTATGCTTCGAAACAGAACCGTGGAAGAACGTAAACAAAATCAAGAAGAAGAAATTGTTCGTTCCCTTTTAAAAGGAAACCATTTTTATTCCTCAAGTAATCAAAAATTCTTACCAGAACCAGCTCAAAACCTAAATTATCGGTTAGTGCTTATCAATCTCCAACATCCAAACCAAGCAAAAGAGGAAGATTGGGAAGAAGTAAAGTTACAACAAACGATGATTATTCGCTCTCTTTTTAAAAGATTTGGCTTCATTCCTGCCATGTCCGTGAGCAGAAATGAAATTGCAGTGATTGCTTCCTTTTATAAGCATATAGAAGCAAAAAAAGATACAGAACGATTTATAAACACCGTAGAAGAAATGAAACAGATACAAGAGAAAAATGTATTTAATGGCGATGCATATACTTTTGGAATTAGTAATTTAAAGCATGATTATAATCACTTATCTACAAGCTACCGTGAAGCCAAAACTGTTACGATTATTCAATCCCTCAACCTTCTCCAAACGTATTTTTTTGAAAAAATTGGTGTGTATCGTATTCTATTAGACAATCCGCAGCAACATTTTTTAGAGGCTTATATCCAAGAATATTTAGGGCCTATTTTAGCTCATGACAAAGATACTAAAAGTGAATTACTGGAGACGGTTTCTACGTATATTAATTGTTTAGGATCTAAAAAAGAGACTGCTGAACAACTATTTATCGTCAGACAGACGCTATATCACCGTCTAGAGAAAATTGAACAACTATTAGGTGAAGATTTCATGGAACCAGTTAATCGTCAAGCCATTGAATTAGCATTAGCTGCCTATAAATTTTTAAAAAAATCGGTTCATCATAAAGCATTAAACTATAATAGCTTATTTATTTAG
- a CDS encoding Zn-dependent hydrolase: protein MEKQQVLINGERLKQMIEEFADYGRTENNGVTRLALSDVDIQVRNHFKNLCENLGLTVKWDDMGNMYARLDGIDNGKPPVVIGSHLDSVKKGGRFDGVLGVLTGLEVVQTMMENDIKPQIPIIVANFTNEEGARFEPSMMASGVISGKFDKGKMLASTDEHGITFGEALKNSGFVGGKENRLDEATGLIELHIEQGPVLEKEKFEIGVVECVVGMCCYEIEVTGDSNHAGTTPMNMREDALFATNSLINEIREKMSKLDSELVYTIGRVNVSPNIHTVIPNKVVFSIESRHKEVSVIKEVEEIIQGLSHSVPNEVCKVKTTKLWDRDTVWFNDQLVESIEKSCKSLNYSYKRMPSGAGHDAQFIATYLPAAMVFVPSVNGKSHAEDELTYWEDCEKGVNVVLQTVLDLIGF, encoded by the coding sequence ATGGAAAAACAACAAGTACTAATTAATGGAGAACGGTTAAAACAAATGATAGAGGAGTTTGCAGATTATGGTAGAACGGAGAATAACGGTGTTACACGATTAGCACTTTCAGATGTAGATATTCAGGTGAGAAATCACTTTAAAAATCTCTGTGAAAACCTAGGATTGACGGTGAAATGGGATGACATGGGAAATATGTATGCGAGATTAGATGGTATCGATAATGGTAAGCCACCCGTTGTTATTGGTTCTCATCTTGATTCTGTAAAAAAAGGTGGCCGGTTTGATGGTGTTCTTGGGGTATTAACTGGTCTTGAAGTAGTACAGACAATGATGGAGAATGATATAAAGCCGCAGATTCCGATTATTGTAGCGAATTTTACGAATGAAGAAGGAGCGCGATTTGAACCATCCATGATGGCATCGGGCGTAATATCGGGGAAATTTGATAAAGGAAAAATGCTAGCATCCACAGATGAACATGGGATAACTTTTGGAGAAGCGTTGAAGAATAGTGGATTTGTAGGGGGAAAAGAAAATCGCTTAGATGAGGCTACTGGACTAATTGAGCTTCATATCGAGCAAGGCCCAGTACTGGAAAAGGAAAAATTTGAAATAGGGGTCGTAGAGTGTGTAGTAGGAATGTGTTGTTATGAAATTGAAGTGACAGGTGATTCGAATCATGCCGGTACGACACCGATGAATATGCGAGAAGATGCACTATTCGCTACCAATAGTCTCATTAATGAAATCCGTGAAAAAATGAGTAAATTGGATTCAGAACTCGTGTACACAATTGGTAGAGTGAATGTTAGTCCTAATATTCATACAGTAATCCCTAATAAAGTTGTATTTAGCATAGAATCACGTCATAAAGAAGTAAGTGTAATCAAAGAAGTTGAGGAAATTATTCAAGGATTATCTCATTCAGTACCTAATGAAGTATGTAAAGTTAAGACAACCAAATTATGGGATCGTGATACGGTGTGGTTCAATGATCAATTAGTGGAATCTATCGAAAAATCATGTAAATCTCTAAATTACTCTTATAAACGAATGCCGAGTGGTGCAGGACATGATGCGCAGTTTATCGCTACTTATCTACCAGCGGCTATGGTTTTTGTGCCGAGTGTAAATGGGAAGAGTCATGCTGAAGATGAGCTAACCTACTGGGAAGACTGTGAAAAAGGTGTGAATGTCGTCTTGCAAACCGTGTTAGATCTAATTGGTTTTTAG